From Phyllopteryx taeniolatus isolate TA_2022b chromosome 18, UOR_Ptae_1.2, whole genome shotgun sequence, the proteins below share one genomic window:
- the eif2b4 gene encoding translation initiation factor eIF-2B subunit delta isoform X2, whose translation MADNVASDESDKKANIERSKSEGKELGKEEKQRLRKEKKQQKKNKERKDEAAKPDDASAVPPPPSQRAPSSVPGADAPPDKPAKSKVELKAEKRPRRDSDRTSKQSKKRDAGQQQASAAKPKVPPGELQPVVKRLPEHVQVDDPDVVKKLAKKLERQQTPQHDPPEKIPLRSDYGYKVSLFSHLHQYSRKAPLTQQVGIPSSVIHPAIVRLGLKYSQGIVAGSNARSVALLHAFKQVIRDYATPPNEELARDLVNKLKPYISFLNQCRPLSASMGNAIKYLKKEISNIPSHSKEDEAKSKLLSCIDCYINEKIVLAAKAVAGIAIEKISDGDVILVYGCSSLVNHILYAAFDAGRKFRVIVADSRPRLEGRETLRRLVRRGIGCTYVLISVVSYILPEVSKVLLGAHALLANGYMMSRVGTSQIALVAKAFNVPVLVCCETYKFCERVQTDSFVSNELDDPDNLMVTRKGKTQLARWQEVPSLGLLNLVYDVTPPDFVDAVITELGMIPCTSVPVVLRVKSGDQ comes from the exons ATGGCGGACAACGTAGCGTCAG ATGAAAGCGACAAGAAAGCCAATATCGAGCGCTCAAAG AGCGAAGGCAAAGAGCTGGGCAAAGAGGAGAAGCAGCGGCTGAGGAAAGAGAAGAAGcagcagaagaaaaacaaagaaagaaaagatgagGCCGCCAAGCCCGACGACGCTTCTGCcgtgccgccgccgccttcgCAGAGAG ctccttCCTCAGTGCCCGGCGCCGACGCGCCACCGGACAAGCCGGCCAAGAGCAAGGTGGAGCTGAAAGCGGAGAAGAGACCTCGCCGCGACTCCGACAGGACCTCCAAACAGAGCAAAAAGCGCGACGCCGGTCAGCAGCAGGCGTCCGCCGCCAAACCCAAAGTGCCGCCCGGCGAGCTGCAGCCTG TGGTGAAGAGGCTTCCCGAACACGTCCAAGTGGACGACCCTGATGTGGTCAAGAAGCTGGCTAAGAAGCTGGAAAGACAACAG ACACCACAGCACGATCCTCCCGAAAAG ATCCCGCTTCGGTCAGACTACGGCTACAAGGTCAGCCTTTTCTCACACCTGCACCAGTACAGTCGCAAAGCGCCGCTGACGCAGCAAGTCGG CATCCCGTCGTCGGTCATCCATCCGGCTATCGTTCGACTGGGCCTCAAGTATTCGCAGGGCATCGTGGCGGGATCCAACGCGCGCTCCGTGGCACTGCTGCACGCCTTCAAACAG GTCATAAGGGACTACGCCACGCCACCAAATGAAGAGCTAGCGAGAGACTTAGTCAACAAATTGAAACCTTACATCAG TTTCTTGAACCAATGTCGCCCCCTCTCGGCCAGCATGGGCAATGCAATCAAATACCTCAAGAAGGAGATCTCCAACATTCCGAGCCACAGCAAGGAAGACGAG GCGAAGAGCAAACTGCTGAGCTGCATCGACTGCTACATTAACGAAAAGATCGTCTTGGCGGCCAAAGCCGTCGCCGGAATCGCCATCGAAAAGATCAGCGACGGCGACGTCATTCTCGTCTACGGATG CTCGTCGCTGGTCAACCACATCCTTTACGCGGCCTTCGACGCGGGCCGCAAGTTCCGCGTGATCGTGGCGGACAGCCGGCCGAGGCTGGAGGGCCGCGAGACCCTGCGGCGGCTGGTCCGGCGGGGCATCGGCTGCACCTACGTCCTCATCTCCGTGGTCTCCTACATTCTACCCGAG GTGTCAAAAGTGTTGTTGGGCGCCCATGCGCTGCTCGCCAACGGTTACATGATGTCCCGCGTGGGCACGTCCCAAATCGCCCTGGTGGCCAAAGCCTTCAACGTGCCCGTGCTGGTGTGCTGCGAGACGTACAAGTTCTGCGAGAGGGTGCAGACGGACTCTTTTGTGTCAAACGAGCTCG ACGATCCCGACAACCTGATGGTGACGCGGAAGGGCAAGACGCAGCTGGCGCGCTGGCAGGAGGTGCCCTCGCTGGGCCTGCTCAACCTGGTGTACGACGTGACGCCGCCCGACTTCGTGGACGCCGTCATCACCGAGCTGGGCATGATCCCGTGCACGTCGGTGCCCGTCGTGCTGCGCGTTAAAAGCGGCGACCAGTGA
- the eif2b4 gene encoding translation initiation factor eIF-2B subunit delta isoform X1 — MADNVASDESDKKANIERSKSEGKELGKEEKQRLRKEKKQQKKNKERKDEAAKPDDASAVPPPPSQRAPSSVPGADAPPDKPAKSKVELKAEKRPRRDSDRTSKQSKKRDAGQQQASAAKPKVPPGELQPVVKRLPEHVQVDDPDVVKKLAKKLERQQIPLRSDYGYKVSLFSHLHQYSRKAPLTQQVGIPSSVIHPAIVRLGLKYSQGIVAGSNARSVALLHAFKQVIRDYATPPNEELARDLVNKLKPYISFLNQCRPLSASMGNAIKYLKKEISNIPSHSKEDEAKSKLLSCIDCYINEKIVLAAKAVAGIAIEKISDGDVILVYGCSSLVNHILYAAFDAGRKFRVIVADSRPRLEGRETLRRLVRRGIGCTYVLISVVSYILPEVSKVLLGAHALLANGYMMSRVGTSQIALVAKAFNVPVLVCCETYKFCERVQTDSFVSNELDDPDNLMVTRKGKTQLARWQEVPSLGLLNLVYDVTPPDFVDAVITELGMIPCTSVPVVLRVKSGDQ, encoded by the exons ATGGCGGACAACGTAGCGTCAG ATGAAAGCGACAAGAAAGCCAATATCGAGCGCTCAAAG AGCGAAGGCAAAGAGCTGGGCAAAGAGGAGAAGCAGCGGCTGAGGAAAGAGAAGAAGcagcagaagaaaaacaaagaaagaaaagatgagGCCGCCAAGCCCGACGACGCTTCTGCcgtgccgccgccgccttcgCAGAGAG ctccttCCTCAGTGCCCGGCGCCGACGCGCCACCGGACAAGCCGGCCAAGAGCAAGGTGGAGCTGAAAGCGGAGAAGAGACCTCGCCGCGACTCCGACAGGACCTCCAAACAGAGCAAAAAGCGCGACGCCGGTCAGCAGCAGGCGTCCGCCGCCAAACCCAAAGTGCCGCCCGGCGAGCTGCAGCCTG TGGTGAAGAGGCTTCCCGAACACGTCCAAGTGGACGACCCTGATGTGGTCAAGAAGCTGGCTAAGAAGCTGGAAAGACAACAG ATCCCGCTTCGGTCAGACTACGGCTACAAGGTCAGCCTTTTCTCACACCTGCACCAGTACAGTCGCAAAGCGCCGCTGACGCAGCAAGTCGG CATCCCGTCGTCGGTCATCCATCCGGCTATCGTTCGACTGGGCCTCAAGTATTCGCAGGGCATCGTGGCGGGATCCAACGCGCGCTCCGTGGCACTGCTGCACGCCTTCAAACAG GTCATAAGGGACTACGCCACGCCACCAAATGAAGAGCTAGCGAGAGACTTAGTCAACAAATTGAAACCTTACATCAG TTTCTTGAACCAATGTCGCCCCCTCTCGGCCAGCATGGGCAATGCAATCAAATACCTCAAGAAGGAGATCTCCAACATTCCGAGCCACAGCAAGGAAGACGAG GCGAAGAGCAAACTGCTGAGCTGCATCGACTGCTACATTAACGAAAAGATCGTCTTGGCGGCCAAAGCCGTCGCCGGAATCGCCATCGAAAAGATCAGCGACGGCGACGTCATTCTCGTCTACGGATG CTCGTCGCTGGTCAACCACATCCTTTACGCGGCCTTCGACGCGGGCCGCAAGTTCCGCGTGATCGTGGCGGACAGCCGGCCGAGGCTGGAGGGCCGCGAGACCCTGCGGCGGCTGGTCCGGCGGGGCATCGGCTGCACCTACGTCCTCATCTCCGTGGTCTCCTACATTCTACCCGAG GTGTCAAAAGTGTTGTTGGGCGCCCATGCGCTGCTCGCCAACGGTTACATGATGTCCCGCGTGGGCACGTCCCAAATCGCCCTGGTGGCCAAAGCCTTCAACGTGCCCGTGCTGGTGTGCTGCGAGACGTACAAGTTCTGCGAGAGGGTGCAGACGGACTCTTTTGTGTCAAACGAGCTCG ACGATCCCGACAACCTGATGGTGACGCGGAAGGGCAAGACGCAGCTGGCGCGCTGGCAGGAGGTGCCCTCGCTGGGCCTGCTCAACCTGGTGTACGACGTGACGCCGCCCGACTTCGTGGACGCCGTCATCACCGAGCTGGGCATGATCCCGTGCACGTCGGTGCCCGTCGTGCTGCGCGTTAAAAGCGGCGACCAGTGA
- the atraid gene encoding all-trans retinoic acid-induced differentiation factor isoform X2: protein MKTGHNQLNPALFVFILYLCIYRSRQQNEPQVCQQCSGAVLNGSSVGEFCSSFAGRVAGRCCLGNETSGRERIIGLDLSNCSLTHVDNLQEASAAFIIDLSINSIFNMSDAAFQGFSKLSHLILPAHMACPGGNSSWEKVELKEGKRLCKGQRNTCKQPGRTPANCPGYARCGPYGPGFFECSCADNYHGYKCLREGQFPTLQVLGPLGASTFVLSLLLWLTQRRKAKAL from the exons atgaaaactggGCATAACCAGCTGAACCCTGCGCTGTTTGTTTTCATCCTTTATTTGTGCATTTACCGCAGCCGCCAACAAAACGAGCCGCAG GTATGTCAACAATGCAGCGGGGCGGTGCTGAATGGCTCCTCGGTGGGTGAGTTTTGCTCGTCGTTCGCGGGTCGGGTCGCCGGACGCTGCTGCCTGGGGAATGAAACGAGCGGCCGTGAACGCATCATCGG GCTGGATTTGTCCAATTGTTCCTTAACTCACGTGGACAATCTGCAGGAAGCGTCAGCTGCTTTCATCAT cgaTCTGTCAATAAACTCAATTTTCAACATGAGTGACGCGGCATTTCAAGGATTTAGCAAGTTAAGTCACTT GATTTTGCCCGCACACATGGCCTGCCCGGGCGGGAATTCTTCTTGGGAAAAGGTGGAGCTAAAGGAGGGAAAGCGCCTTTGCAAAGGCCAGAGGAACACGTGCAAGCAGCCTGGGAGGACGC CTGCGAACTGTCCGGGGTACGCCCGGTGCGGTCCGTACGGGCCCGGCTTCTTCGAGTGCAGCTGCGCCGACAACTACCACGGGTACAAGTGTCTGCGGGAG GGGCAGTTCCCAACCCTCCAGGTGTTGGGACCTCTGGGAGCCTCGACATTTGTGCTTTCCCTCCTGCTGTGGCTCACCCAGAGGCGAAAGGCCAAGGCGTTATAG
- the atraid gene encoding all-trans retinoic acid-induced differentiation factor isoform X1 produces MKTGHNQLNPALFVFILYLCIYRSRQQNEPQVSPKMVCQQCSGAVLNGSSVGEFCSSFAGRVAGRCCLGNETSGRERIIGLDLSNCSLTHVDNLQEASAAFIIDLSINSIFNMSDAAFQGFSKLSHLILPAHMACPGGNSSWEKVELKEGKRLCKGQRNTCKQPGRTPANCPGYARCGPYGPGFFECSCADNYHGYKCLREGQFPTLQVLGPLGASTFVLSLLLWLTQRRKAKAL; encoded by the exons atgaaaactggGCATAACCAGCTGAACCCTGCGCTGTTTGTTTTCATCCTTTATTTGTGCATTTACCGCAGCCGCCAACAAAACGAGCCGCAGGTATCACCCAAAATG GTATGTCAACAATGCAGCGGGGCGGTGCTGAATGGCTCCTCGGTGGGTGAGTTTTGCTCGTCGTTCGCGGGTCGGGTCGCCGGACGCTGCTGCCTGGGGAATGAAACGAGCGGCCGTGAACGCATCATCGG GCTGGATTTGTCCAATTGTTCCTTAACTCACGTGGACAATCTGCAGGAAGCGTCAGCTGCTTTCATCAT cgaTCTGTCAATAAACTCAATTTTCAACATGAGTGACGCGGCATTTCAAGGATTTAGCAAGTTAAGTCACTT GATTTTGCCCGCACACATGGCCTGCCCGGGCGGGAATTCTTCTTGGGAAAAGGTGGAGCTAAAGGAGGGAAAGCGCCTTTGCAAAGGCCAGAGGAACACGTGCAAGCAGCCTGGGAGGACGC CTGCGAACTGTCCGGGGTACGCCCGGTGCGGTCCGTACGGGCCCGGCTTCTTCGAGTGCAGCTGCGCCGACAACTACCACGGGTACAAGTGTCTGCGGGAG GGGCAGTTCCCAACCCTCCAGGTGTTGGGACCTCTGGGAGCCTCGACATTTGTGCTTTCCCTCCTGCTGTGGCTCACCCAGAGGCGAAAGGCCAAGGCGTTATAG